One window of Pectobacterium carotovorum genomic DNA carries:
- a CDS encoding pectate lyase, with product MSIFESLYTSRKSQLDEWVAALDSHIACVQEKGRSQSQPTLLLADGFDVENYAPAMWTFPDGHSAPISNFASQQNWLRTLCAMSVVTGNESYQQHAIAQSEYFLDHFVDDNSGLFFWGGHRFINLDTLAGEGPESKAQVHELKHHLPYYALLHRVNAEKTLNFFQGFWNAHVEDWDSLDLGRHGDYSKKRDPNVFLHARHDVVDPAQWPVLPLTKGLTFVNAGTDLIYAAFKYAEYTGDSHAAAWGKHLYRQYVLARNPETGMPVYQFSSPQQRQPVPEDDNQTQSWFGDRAQRQFGPEFGEIAREANVLFRDMRPLLIDNPLAMLDILRTQPDAEMLNWVISGLKNYYQYAYDVTSNTLRPMWNNGQDMTGYRFKRDGYYGKAGTELKPFALEGDYLLPLVRAYRLSGDEDLYTLVNTMLTRLNKEEIQHIASPVLLLTVIELADHKQSESWAHYAAQLADVLFEQHFHRGLFVRSAQHRYVRLDDTYPLALLTFVAACRNKLNDIPSYLTQGGYVHGDFHVNGENRIVYDVELIYPELLTA from the coding sequence ATGAGTATTTTTGAAAGCTTATACACCAGCAGGAAATCGCAGCTCGACGAATGGGTTGCAGCACTCGATAGCCACATTGCCTGCGTTCAGGAGAAAGGCCGCAGCCAAAGTCAGCCGACGTTATTATTGGCTGACGGTTTTGATGTGGAAAATTATGCACCTGCGATGTGGACATTCCCAGATGGACATAGCGCTCCTATTTCTAATTTTGCCAGCCAGCAAAATTGGCTAAGAACGCTGTGTGCCATGAGCGTCGTTACGGGTAATGAGAGTTACCAGCAGCACGCTATCGCACAAAGCGAATATTTCCTGGATCATTTCGTTGATGATAATAGCGGCCTGTTCTTCTGGGGCGGCCACCGCTTTATTAATCTGGATACGCTGGCAGGCGAAGGGCCAGAATCTAAAGCTCAGGTGCATGAATTAAAACACCACCTGCCCTATTACGCGTTGTTGCATCGTGTTAATGCGGAAAAGACGCTGAATTTCTTTCAGGGTTTCTGGAACGCACACGTTGAAGACTGGGATTCACTGGATCTAGGCCGTCATGGTGATTACAGCAAAAAACGCGATCCAAATGTGTTCCTGCATGCCCGCCATGATGTCGTCGATCCGGCACAGTGGCCTGTTCTGCCATTAACGAAGGGGTTAACTTTTGTTAATGCTGGCACAGACCTGATTTATGCCGCATTCAAATACGCAGAATATACGGGCGATAGTCACGCCGCGGCTTGGGGTAAACATCTTTATCGCCAATACGTTTTGGCCCGCAACCCAGAAACTGGTATGCCTGTGTATCAGTTCAGTTCACCACAGCAGCGCCAGCCAGTGCCGGAAGACGATAACCAGACGCAATCCTGGTTTGGCGATCGTGCTCAACGCCAGTTTGGCCCAGAGTTCGGTGAAATAGCGCGTGAAGCCAATGTGCTGTTCCGCGATATGCGCCCACTGCTGATTGATAACCCACTGGCAATGTTGGATATTCTCCGCACGCAGCCTGATGCAGAAATGCTGAACTGGGTTATTTCAGGGCTAAAAAATTACTATCAGTACGCCTACGATGTCACCAGCAATACACTGCGCCCGATGTGGAACAACGGCCAGGACATGACAGGCTACCGTTTTAAACGCGATGGCTATTATGGTAAAGCGGGTACGGAATTAAAACCGTTTGCATTAGAAGGTGATTATTTATTACCGCTGGTTCGTGCTTATCGTCTGAGCGGCGATGAGGACCTTTATACTCTAGTTAACACCATGCTGACACGGCTGAACAAAGAAGAGATTCAGCACATCGCCAGCCCGGTACTTTTGTTGACCGTTATCGAACTGGCCGATCACAAACAATCAGAATCCTGGGCACATTACGCCGCGCAGTTGGCTGACGTTTTGTTTGAACAACATTTCCACCGTGGTTTGTTCGTTCGCTCCGCACAGCATCGTTATGTTCGTCTGGATGATACCTATCCGCTGGCTTTACTGACTTTCGTTGCCGCTTGTCGCAACAAATTAAACGATATCCCATCGTATCTGACACAAGGTGGATATGTTCACGGGGATTTTCACGTTAATGGGGAAAATAGAATTGTTTATGACGTGGAATTAATTTATCCAGAGTTATTAACAGCTTAA
- a CDS encoding sugar ABC transporter permease: MNENRMLGLAYISPYIIGLIVFTAFPFVSSFILSFTEYDLINPPEFTGLENYHRMFLEDDLFWKSMGVTFAYVFLTIPLKLIFALLIAFVLNFKLRGIGFFRTAYYVPSILGSSVAIAVLWRALFAIDGLLNSFLGVFGFDAINWLGEPSLALMSVTLLRVWQFGSAMVIFLAALQNVPQSQYEAAMIDGASKWQMFLKVTVPLITPVIFFNFIMQTTQAFQEFTAPYVITGGGPTHYTYLFSLYIYDTAFKYFDMGYGAALAWVLFLVVAVFASISFKSSKYWVFYSADKGGKNG; the protein is encoded by the coding sequence ATGAATGAAAACAGAATGCTGGGGTTAGCCTATATCTCCCCCTATATTATAGGGCTGATAGTTTTTACCGCTTTCCCCTTTGTTTCGTCATTTATCCTCAGTTTTACTGAGTATGATTTGATCAATCCGCCTGAATTTACGGGGCTAGAAAACTATCACCGTATGTTCCTGGAAGATGATCTCTTTTGGAAATCCATGGGCGTCACCTTTGCCTATGTATTTCTGACCATTCCATTGAAATTAATCTTCGCATTGTTAATTGCGTTTGTACTTAATTTCAAATTACGTGGTATCGGTTTCTTCCGTACTGCTTACTATGTGCCTTCTATTCTGGGCAGCAGCGTGGCAATCGCCGTTCTGTGGCGAGCACTGTTCGCTATCGATGGCTTGTTAAACAGCTTCCTCGGCGTGTTTGGCTTTGACGCTATCAACTGGCTGGGCGAGCCGTCGCTGGCACTGATGTCGGTAACCCTGCTGCGCGTATGGCAGTTTGGTTCCGCCATGGTTATCTTCCTTGCTGCATTGCAGAACGTTCCGCAATCTCAGTATGAAGCCGCCATGATCGATGGTGCATCCAAATGGCAAATGTTCCTGAAAGTAACGGTACCGCTGATTACACCGGTTATTTTCTTTAACTTTATCATGCAGACCACTCAGGCATTCCAGGAGTTTACGGCACCTTACGTCATTACTGGCGGTGGTCCAACGCACTACACCTACCTGTTCTCGCTCTATATCTACGATACGGCGTTCAAGTATTTTGATATGGGCTACGGTGCTGCATTGGCATGGGTTCTGTTCTTGGTTGTTGCGGTATTTGCGTCTATCTCCTTTAAGTCGTCGAAATACTGGGTGTTCTACTCCGCTGATAAAGGAGGAAAAAATGGCTGA
- a CDS encoding carbohydrate ABC transporter permease — protein sequence MADMHSNLTTAQEIAAAEVRRTLRKEKISAAIRYVVLLFVGLLMLYPLAWMFSASFKPNHEIFTTLGLWPEHATWDGFVNGWKTGTEYNFGHYMINTFQYVIPKVVLTVISSVIVAYGFARFDIPWKNFWFATLITTMLLPSTVLLIPQYLMFREMGMLNSYLPLYLPLAFATQGFFVFMLIQFLRGVPRDMEEAAQIDGCNSFQVLWYVVVPILKPAIISVALFQFMWSMNDFIGPLIYVYSVDKYPIALALKMSIDVTEGAPWNEILAMSSISILPSIIVFFLAQRYFVQGVTSSGIKG from the coding sequence ATGGCTGACATGCATTCAAACCTGACGACAGCACAAGAAATTGCTGCTGCAGAAGTACGCCGCACGCTGCGTAAAGAAAAAATCAGTGCCGCTATCCGTTACGTGGTTCTGCTGTTCGTTGGCTTGCTGATGCTTTATCCACTGGCGTGGATGTTCTCAGCATCGTTCAAACCGAACCATGAGATCTTCACCACGTTGGGTCTGTGGCCAGAACACGCCACCTGGGACGGTTTCGTTAACGGTTGGAAAACCGGTACGGAATACAATTTCGGTCACTACATGATTAACACGTTCCAGTATGTGATTCCGAAAGTGGTTCTGACCGTTATTTCCTCGGTGATTGTGGCTTATGGCTTCGCTCGCTTTGACATTCCGTGGAAGAACTTCTGGTTTGCTACGCTGATTACTACCATGCTGCTGCCAAGCACCGTACTGTTGATTCCGCAGTACCTCATGTTCCGTGAAATGGGCATGCTGAACAGCTATCTACCACTGTATTTGCCGCTGGCGTTTGCAACACAAGGATTCTTTGTGTTCATGCTAATCCAGTTCCTGCGTGGGGTACCACGTGATATGGAAGAAGCCGCACAGATCGATGGCTGTAACTCCTTCCAGGTTCTGTGGTATGTGGTCGTGCCGATTTTGAAACCAGCCATCATCTCTGTTGCGCTGTTCCAGTTCATGTGGTCAATGAACGACTTCATCGGTCCGCTGATTTATGTCTATAGCGTGGATAAGTATCCGATTGCGCTGGCGCTGAAAATGTCTATCGACGTTACTGAAGGCGCTCCGTGGAATGAAATTCTGGCCATGTCCAGCATCTCCATTCTGCCATCCATTATTGTTTTCTTCCTGGCACAGCGTTACTTCGTACAAGGCGTGACCAGCAGCGGAATTAAAGGTTAA
- a CDS encoding ABC transporter ATP-binding protein — translation MAEVIFKKLEKVYTNGFKAVHGIDLTIKDGEFMVIVGPSGCAKSTTLRMLAGLETISGGEVRIGERVVNNLAPKERGIAMVFQNYALYPHMTVKENLAFGLKLSKLPKEQIEAQVAEASKILELEDLMDRLPRQLSGGQAQRVAVGRAIVKKPDVFLFDEPLSNLDAKLRASMRIRISDLHKQLKKSGKAATTVYVTHDQTEAMTMGDRICVMKLGHIMQVDTPDNLYHFPVNMFVAGFIGSPEMNIKPCKLVEKDGQIGVVVGNNALVLNSEKQDKVRSYVGQDVFFGVRPDYVSVSDTPFEGSHSQGELVRVENMGHEFFMYIKVDGFELTSRIPYDEGRLIIEKGLHRPVYFQFDMEKCHIFDAKTEKNISL, via the coding sequence ATGGCTGAAGTTATTTTCAAAAAGTTGGAAAAAGTATACACCAACGGTTTCAAAGCGGTTCACGGCATCGACCTGACCATTAAAGACGGTGAATTCATGGTTATCGTCGGCCCGTCTGGCTGTGCGAAGTCCACTACGCTGCGTATGCTGGCGGGTCTGGAAACCATCAGCGGCGGTGAAGTCCGTATCGGCGAGCGCGTTGTTAACAATCTGGCGCCAAAAGAGCGTGGGATTGCCATGGTGTTCCAGAACTACGCCCTCTACCCTCACATGACGGTAAAAGAGAATCTGGCGTTTGGTCTGAAGCTGAGCAAACTGCCTAAAGAGCAAATTGAAGCGCAGGTCGCTGAAGCGTCCAAAATTCTGGAGCTGGAAGACCTGATGGATCGTCTGCCGCGCCAGCTGTCTGGTGGTCAGGCACAGCGTGTGGCCGTAGGCCGTGCCATCGTTAAAAAGCCAGATGTGTTCCTGTTTGACGAACCGTTATCTAACCTGGATGCCAAACTGCGTGCTTCGATGCGTATCCGTATTTCTGACCTGCATAAGCAGTTGAAGAAAAGCGGTAAAGCAGCAACAACAGTCTATGTTACCCACGATCAGACTGAAGCAATGACCATGGGCGACCGTATCTGCGTCATGAAGCTGGGTCACATCATGCAGGTCGATACGCCAGACAACCTGTACCACTTCCCTGTCAACATGTTCGTTGCTGGCTTCATTGGCTCACCAGAAATGAACATCAAGCCGTGTAAACTGGTCGAGAAAGACGGTCAGATTGGCGTTGTGGTGGGCAACAACGCGCTGGTATTAAACAGCGAGAAGCAAGACAAAGTCCGCAGCTATGTCGGGCAAGACGTCTTCTTCGGTGTTCGCCCAGACTATGTTTCCGTGTCAGATACGCCATTTGAAGGCAGCCACTCACAGGGTGAGTTGGTTCGCGTAGAAAACATGGGTCACGAATTCTTTATGTACATTAAAGTCGATGGCTTTGAATTAACCAGCCGCATTCCTTATGACGAAGGTCGGCTGATTATCGAGAAGGGACTGCATCGTCCGGTGTATTTCCAGTTCGACATGGAAAAATGCCATATTTTTGATGCAAAAACAGAAAAAAATATCTCTCTTTAA
- a CDS encoding carbohydrate ABC transporter substrate-binding protein, producing MKKAILHTLIVSSLALVAMPSFAADNVELRMSWWGGNSRHQQTLKAIEEFHKQHPNITVKAEYTGWDGHLSRLTTQIAGNTEPDVMQTNWNWLPIFSKNGTGFYDLNKVKDTLDLAQFDPKELQSTTVDGKLNGIPISVTARVFYFNTESWQKAGLEYPKTWDELLNAGKVFKEKLGDQYYPIVLEHQDSLALLNSYMVQKYNIPAIDVKSQKFAYTDAQWVEFFGMYKKLIDSHVMPDAKYYASFGKSNMYEMKPWINGEWSGTYMWNSTITKYSDNLQPPAKLALGNYPMLPGAKDAGLFFKPAQMLSIGKSTKYPKESAQLINFLLNSKEGAQALGLERGVPLSKAAVAQLTADGVIKDDAPAVAGLKLALALPHEVSVSPYFDDPQIVSLFGDTIQSIDYGQKSVEDAAKYFQRQSERILKRAMK from the coding sequence ATGAAAAAAGCGATCCTACACACGTTAATAGTTTCATCTCTGGCATTAGTGGCAATGCCTTCTTTCGCCGCTGATAATGTTGAATTGAGAATGTCCTGGTGGGGCGGTAACAGCCGTCACCAGCAGACGCTCAAAGCCATTGAAGAGTTCCACAAACAGCATCCGAACATCACGGTGAAAGCGGAATACACCGGATGGGACGGTCACCTGTCTCGTCTGACTACACAGATTGCTGGTAACACCGAGCCAGATGTAATGCAGACTAACTGGAACTGGCTGCCGATTTTCTCTAAAAACGGTACTGGTTTTTATGATCTGAACAAAGTGAAAGATACTCTGGATCTGGCACAGTTCGATCCTAAAGAGCTGCAAAGCACCACGGTCGACGGGAAACTGAACGGTATTCCAATTTCCGTTACTGCTCGCGTATTCTACTTCAACACCGAAAGCTGGCAAAAAGCGGGACTGGAATATCCGAAAACGTGGGACGAACTGTTGAACGCCGGTAAAGTGTTCAAAGAAAAACTGGGCGACCAATACTACCCTATCGTGTTGGAACACCAGGATTCTCTGGCACTGCTGAACTCTTACATGGTTCAGAAATACAACATCCCTGCTATTGATGTAAAAAGTCAGAAATTCGCCTACACCGATGCGCAATGGGTTGAATTCTTTGGCATGTATAAGAAATTGATCGACAGCCATGTCATGCCTGATGCGAAATACTATGCCTCTTTCGGCAAGAGCAACATGTATGAGATGAAGCCATGGATCAACGGCGAGTGGTCTGGTACTTACATGTGGAACTCCACCATTACCAAGTACTCTGATAACCTGCAACCACCAGCAAAACTGGCATTGGGTAACTACCCAATGCTGCCTGGTGCGAAAGATGCCGGCTTGTTCTTCAAACCTGCACAGATGCTGTCTATCGGTAAGTCAACCAAGTACCCTAAAGAATCTGCTCAGTTGATCAACTTCCTGCTGAACAGCAAAGAAGGTGCTCAGGCTCTGGGTCTGGAACGTGGTGTGCCGTTGAGTAAAGCCGCTGTGGCTCAGCTGACTGCGGATGGCGTCATTAAAGATGATGCACCAGCCGTTGCCGGGTTGAAACTGGCGTTGGCTCTGCCGCATGAAGTGTCTGTCTCTCCTTATTTCGACGACCCGCAAATCGTTTCTCTGTTTGGTGATACCATCCAGTCTATCGATTACGGTCAGAAATCTGTGGAAGACGCAGCGAAATACTTCCAGCGTCAATCAGAGCGTATTCTGAAGCGCGCAATGAAGTAA
- a CDS encoding porin: protein MKFKLLALAVTSLISVNAMAVTIDYRHEMKDTPKNDHRDRLSISHRFDNGFGLSAEAKWRQANNDNTPNKPFNETVSNGTEVVASYVYKINKTFQVEPGFSLDSSSTSNNYRPYLRGRAAVTDDFSVSFRYRPYYLRNSGLNIGKANSDPSVEKGYNLTTVLSYKFLKDFQVDYELDYKKATKAGKTLYDNDNDNFDHDVKLSYKWDKNWKPYTAVGNVAEDGKTDRRQTRFRVGVQYSF, encoded by the coding sequence ATGAAATTTAAATTATTAGCTCTGGCTGTTACGTCATTAATTAGTGTGAATGCAATGGCTGTGACAATCGATTATCGTCATGAAATGAAAGATACACCAAAAAATGATCATCGCGATCGTTTGTCAATATCACACCGTTTTGATAACGGCTTTGGCCTTTCTGCCGAAGCAAAATGGCGTCAGGCAAATAACGACAACACGCCGAATAAACCATTTAATGAAACCGTCAGCAATGGTACAGAAGTGGTTGCCAGCTATGTGTATAAAATTAACAAAACCTTCCAAGTTGAACCAGGTTTCTCTTTAGATTCAAGCTCTACTTCTAACAACTACCGTCCTTATTTGCGTGGGCGTGCGGCAGTTACTGATGATTTTTCTGTTTCTTTCCGCTATCGCCCATACTATTTAAGAAACAGTGGACTTAATATTGGAAAAGCAAACAGTGATCCTTCCGTTGAAAAAGGTTACAATTTAACAACTGTATTAAGTTATAAATTCCTGAAAGATTTTCAAGTTGATTATGAGTTAGATTATAAAAAAGCAACTAAAGCTGGAAAAACACTCTACGACAACGATAATGATAATTTCGATCATGACGTAAAACTTTCTTATAAATGGGATAAAAACTGGAAACCATATACGGCTGTAGGTAACGTAGCTGAGGATGGAAAAACAGATCGCCGTCAGACTCGTTTCCGTGTTGGTGTGCAATACAGCTTCTAA
- a CDS encoding alpha/beta hydrolase has product MIVRSLLVGAIMMSVNGLSYAQPVFPVWPHGEAPGASSSTVQPQVVERSKDPSLPDRAATGIRSPEITVYPAEKPNGMALLITPGGSYQRVVLDKEGSDLAPFFNQQGYTLFVMTYRMPGEGHKEGADAPLADAQRAIRTLRANADKWHINPQRIGIMGFSAGGHVAASLGTRFAQSVYPATDAIDSVSARPDFMVLMYPVISMQADIAHAGSRKQLIGEQPTEAQVLRYSPEKQVTAQTPPTFLVHAVDDPSVSVDNSLVMFSALREKQIPVEMHLFEKGKHGFGLRGTKGLPAAAWPQLLDNWLRVLPVSNEQPK; this is encoded by the coding sequence ATGATTGTTCGTTCTCTGCTTGTCGGGGCCATTATGATGTCTGTAAATGGATTAAGTTACGCCCAACCTGTTTTTCCTGTCTGGCCACATGGCGAAGCGCCAGGTGCCTCTTCGTCAACGGTACAACCGCAAGTGGTCGAGCGTAGCAAAGATCCCTCTCTTCCCGATCGGGCTGCAACTGGGATTCGCAGTCCCGAAATTACCGTTTATCCGGCAGAGAAGCCCAATGGCATGGCTTTGCTCATTACGCCTGGCGGCTCTTACCAGCGCGTCGTGTTGGATAAGGAAGGCAGCGATCTGGCACCGTTCTTTAATCAACAGGGCTATACCCTTTTCGTGATGACCTATCGTATGCCCGGTGAAGGTCATAAAGAAGGCGCTGACGCCCCGTTAGCCGATGCCCAGCGTGCAATCAGAACGCTGAGAGCCAACGCCGATAAGTGGCACATTAACCCACAGCGTATCGGTATTATGGGATTCTCCGCCGGTGGTCATGTTGCTGCCAGCCTTGGAACCCGATTCGCCCAGTCCGTTTACCCCGCGACGGATGCCATTGACAGCGTAAGCGCACGCCCTGATTTCATGGTACTGATGTACCCCGTCATTTCGATGCAGGCGGATATTGCACACGCCGGTTCGCGTAAACAGTTAATCGGTGAGCAACCGACGGAGGCGCAGGTGCTGCGTTATTCTCCAGAGAAGCAGGTTACCGCTCAGACGCCGCCCACGTTTCTGGTGCATGCCGTTGACGATCCGTCAGTGTCAGTTGATAACAGTCTGGTGATGTTCAGCGCGCTGCGGGAAAAACAGATTCCCGTCGAAATGCATCTGTTTGAGAAAGGGAAACACGGTTTCGGCCTACGCGGTACCAAAGGACTTCCTGCGGCAGCCTGGCCTCAGTTGCTGGACAATTGGCTGCGTGTTTTACCGGTAAGTAACGAACAGCCGAAATAA
- a CDS encoding metal-dependent hydrolase yields MTAEGHLLFSVACAILAKKVELSPALATGDWWHIIPGALLTALLPDIDHPKSVLGQRLKWLSSPIARLFGHRGFTHSLLAIAAGIFFIQTRLPPDWPIPTDAYHAMIVGYLSHILADMLTPSGVPLLWPCRWRFRLPILNSQKGNQLERFLCLACIVFSLYQPQKNLNCCTYEQSFRFLQSAQTYLFQYVK; encoded by the coding sequence ATGACTGCGGAAGGACACCTGCTGTTTTCTGTTGCCTGCGCGATTCTGGCTAAAAAAGTTGAGCTATCGCCAGCGCTGGCTACCGGAGACTGGTGGCACATTATTCCCGGTGCACTCCTTACCGCGCTGCTGCCCGATATCGATCACCCTAAATCCGTTCTCGGGCAGCGCCTGAAGTGGCTTTCTTCGCCCATTGCCCGCCTCTTTGGCCATCGCGGGTTTACGCACAGCCTTCTTGCCATCGCCGCCGGTATTTTCTTTATTCAGACGCGCCTGCCGCCAGACTGGCCAATTCCAACCGATGCCTACCATGCCATGATCGTCGGTTATCTGAGCCACATTCTCGCGGATATGCTGACGCCCTCTGGCGTTCCTCTACTCTGGCCCTGTCGCTGGCGTTTCCGTTTGCCAATTTTAAACAGCCAAAAAGGCAATCAGTTGGAACGCTTTCTGTGCCTTGCCTGTATCGTTTTTTCGCTGTATCAGCCGCAAAAAAATTTGAATTGCTGCACCTACGAACAATCATTTCGCTTTTTGCAGTCGGCGCAAACGTACCTCTTTCAATACGTGAAATAG
- a CDS encoding IS3 family transposase, whose product MSGKGCCYDNAVMESFYHILKTELMCGKVFVSRKEAMNAIFDYIEVFYHRRRKHSTLGYQAPVNYEMVA is encoded by the coding sequence ATGAGTGGAAAGGGTTGCTGTTACGATAATGCGGTAATGGAAAGCTTTTATCACATACTGAAAACGGAGCTGATGTGTGGAAAAGTGTTTGTCAGCAGAAAAGAGGCGATGAACGCGATATTCGATTATATCGAGGTATTTTATCATCGCCGTCGCAAACATTCAACGCTGGGTTATCAAGCACCGGTGAATTATGAAATGGTGGCGTAA
- the osmE gene encoding osmotically-inducible lipoprotein OsmE produces MKNNRLLICIAAAGAVMLAGCSAYNKAESYVNEPVVKGVKVGMTKQQVHQLAGSGVEKRLVNAKGTCSDYLLKNRDGTAQNYFVSYNETGHVLNKGFQSCQAYDTNPQR; encoded by the coding sequence ATGAAGAATAACAGATTACTGATATGTATTGCGGCAGCGGGTGCTGTCATGTTGGCGGGATGTTCGGCTTATAATAAGGCAGAAAGTTATGTTAATGAGCCGGTGGTGAAAGGTGTGAAGGTAGGAATGACGAAGCAGCAGGTTCATCAACTTGCAGGCAGCGGGGTAGAAAAACGTCTGGTGAATGCCAAGGGAACCTGTAGCGATTATCTGCTGAAGAACCGTGATGGTACTGCACAGAACTATTTCGTTAGCTACAACGAGACTGGACATGTGCTCAATAAAGGTTTCCAGAGCTGCCAAGCTTACGATACTAACCCACAGCGCTAA
- the nadE gene encoding ammonia-dependent NAD(+) synthetase: MSLQNDIITALGVKSSIEPAQEIRVSVDFLKNYLNAHPFVTSLVLGISGGQDSTLTGKLCQMAITELRNETGNSRYQFIAVRLPYGVQADEADCQDAIAFIQPDRVLTVNIKPAIEASEATLRAIGVELSDFVKGNEKARERMKAQYSIAGMNAGLVVGTDHAAEAVTGFFTKYGDGGTDINPIFRLNKRQGKALLRELGCPSHLYTKAPTADLEEDRPSLPDEVALGVTYEKIDDYLEGKQIEANDAATIENWYRKTEHKRRPPITVFDDFWR, translated from the coding sequence ATGTCATTACAAAACGACATTATCACTGCGTTGGGAGTGAAAAGCAGCATCGAACCAGCACAGGAAATCCGTGTTAGCGTTGATTTTTTAAAGAATTATCTGAACGCTCACCCGTTCGTTACGTCGTTAGTTTTGGGTATCAGCGGAGGTCAGGATTCCACGCTGACCGGCAAACTGTGCCAGATGGCTATCACGGAATTACGCAATGAAACCGGAAATTCTCGCTATCAGTTCATCGCCGTGCGCCTGCCTTACGGCGTGCAGGCGGATGAAGCCGACTGTCAGGACGCCATCGCCTTCATCCAGCCAGACCGCGTATTAACCGTCAACATCAAGCCTGCGATCGAGGCCAGTGAAGCCACCTTACGTGCCATTGGCGTAGAGCTTTCCGATTTTGTAAAAGGTAACGAGAAAGCCAGAGAACGCATGAAAGCGCAGTACAGCATCGCAGGTATGAATGCCGGCCTCGTCGTCGGCACCGATCATGCGGCAGAGGCGGTAACGGGCTTTTTCACCAAATACGGTGATGGCGGTACCGATATCAACCCGATTTTCCGACTGAACAAGCGGCAGGGCAAAGCGCTGCTACGCGAACTGGGCTGCCCTTCTCATCTTTATACCAAAGCCCCCACCGCCGATCTGGAAGAAGACCGTCCGTCCCTCCCCGATGAAGTCGCTCTCGGTGTGACCTATGAGAAGATCGACGACTATCTGGAAGGCAAGCAGATCGAGGCTAATGATGCGGCCACTATCGAAAACTGGTATCGCAAAACCGAACACAAGCGTCGTCCGCCGATTACCGTTTTTGATGATTTCTGGCGATAA
- the yddG gene encoding aromatic amino acid DMT transporter YddG gives MTPQRATLTGLLAIVLWSTSVGLIRSLTEALGPIGGAAMIYSTSTLCLLAFYGLPRIKTLPRIYLFAGGAMFVCYEIFLSLSIGLADSRMQAIEIGMINYLWPSLTILFSLFINQQKSRFLLWPGLALALGGIIWIMKGESDWTPELLWNNVLANPLAYSLAFSAALTWALYCNITKRYGQGKSGVSLFFLITALILWTQYSFSGESAISLTLPSSLQLLFMGASTALAYSAWNAGIQHGNLTFLATASYFTPVLSTLLAAFWLNITPAISFWQGVVMVTAGSLLCWYATRTPTS, from the coding sequence ATGACGCCACAGCGCGCCACGCTCACGGGCCTACTGGCGATCGTTTTATGGAGCACATCCGTCGGGCTTATCCGTAGTCTGACAGAAGCGCTCGGCCCCATCGGCGGCGCCGCGATGATTTATTCCACCAGCACGCTATGTCTTCTGGCCTTTTATGGTCTTCCCCGCATTAAAACGCTACCCAGAATCTATTTATTCGCAGGCGGTGCGATGTTTGTCTGCTACGAGATATTTCTGTCACTGTCCATCGGGCTAGCGGATAGCCGCATGCAGGCGATAGAAATAGGGATGATTAACTATTTGTGGCCCAGTTTGACCATTCTTTTTTCTCTTTTTATCAATCAGCAGAAAAGTCGTTTCCTGCTCTGGCCCGGTCTCGCGCTCGCGCTGGGCGGCATCATATGGATTATGAAAGGAGAAAGTGATTGGACACCAGAACTGCTGTGGAACAACGTTCTTGCTAACCCGCTGGCCTACAGTCTGGCGTTTTCTGCGGCCTTAACCTGGGCGCTCTACTGCAATATCACTAAGCGTTATGGGCAAGGAAAAAGCGGTGTCTCGCTGTTCTTTCTCATCACCGCCCTCATACTCTGGACGCAGTATTCCTTCAGTGGCGAAAGTGCGATTTCATTAACCTTGCCGAGTTCGCTGCAACTACTCTTTATGGGCGCATCAACCGCATTGGCCTATTCCGCCTGGAATGCTGGTATTCAGCATGGCAACCTAACATTTCTGGCAACCGCCTCTTATTTCACGCCCGTGCTTTCCACACTATTGGCCGCGTTCTGGCTCAATATCACGCCCGCCATTTCATTTTGGCAAGGCGTCGTCATGGTCACGGCAGGCTCACTGCTTTGCTGGTATGCAACGCGTACGCCGACAAGCTGA